The window CATCAGGGCCCGTTGCTGAGCTCCCAGCTCGCACCGGTCGGCAGTTTCGAGTCGCTCCATCGATCCACAACCGCGTGCCCGACGCGGCTGTGATAGCCGTCGAACGCACCCCGCCGATCTGGAATCGCCTGGCCGAGGCGTGTGCGATAGCGGCCGAGCTCCCGCAAGGCAGCGAAGCGCGCCTGCCGCAGTCGAGGCACCGTCCGCGAAGTCCTGCACGCGCCGAGCTTCCTCGAGCACGTCGTGCAGCGGAGGAATGCTGCGATCGCGCTCGAGCACCGTCAGTACGGAACCAAGACGCTCGACAACGGCCCGGTACAGCTCGAGCACCGGGCGATCGATAGGCGCCCCGTGGGTGTCGACGAGCAGCTGCCTCCAGGGCTCGTGGCCAGCGATGTGCAGCTGCTGAATCCTATGGCTCGGCAGCGCGTCGATGAAGCCCAGCGGGTCGAACCCGAGGTTGCGTGCGCTGACGAAGACGTTGTTTACATCGAGCAGCAAATGACAGTCGGCTTCCCCGGCGACGGCCGCCAAGAATTGCCCTGGCAGCAGATCCCCCGTCGTGGGCAGATAGCTGCTGATGTTCTCCAGCAGAAGACGCCGGTCCAGCCGGTCCTGAATCTGCCGCAGCCGCGACGCGCAATGCAGCACGGCCTCCGGCGTGTGCGCCAGGGGTAAGAGGTCGTGGCTGGTCGTGCCGTCGATGGCCGTGAAGCAAAGGTGATCGGACACGCTGATCGGTGCCAGGCGAGAGCTGAGCTCGCTGATACGGTCGAGGTAGGCGCCGTCGAGCGGGTCCAGCGAGCCGATGTTCATGCCCACGCAGTGCAGCGTCAGCGGGTAGTGGCTGCGCAGCGCCTCGAGCTTGCGCCAGGTGGCTCGATCCGCGCGCAGGTAGTTGTCCGCCAGCAGCTCGAGGCAGGACAGCGCGGGGCGGGATTCGAGCAGCTGGTCCAAGAAGGACGCGCGCAAGGCCAGCCCCACGAGCCGCTGCGCGCTCACTTGATCTTCTTGGTAGCGATCAAGCGACCACCGGCCAGCTTGGCGCACACGCCCTTCGGCACGTACACCCACTCGTCGGGGTCGCGATCTCGGGCGGCCTTGCCAGCGCAGCCGTGGCCCTTCGCGCCGCAGTCGTTCTGTCCGGCGCGCGCTACACCGGCGCATTTCTCGAGTGTCTCGCCCTTCTGCGCCCATTTCGGCGCGGCGTACGCGGTGGCGGCCGCTCCAGCCAACCCGAGCGCCAGCAGACTAGACCAACCCAGTGCGTTCTTCGATAGTTCCATGGTTCGGCTCCTAGGTGTTGTGGGATATCAGCCATAGACGATCCCGGCCCGATTTGATTACACATAATCGGCAGCTCGCGCCATGGGGAGTCGAACATCGAGGCCAGCCGGGGGAGCGGTGGCTCATGTGGGTCGCCCCGGCACCCGCTGTCGGGCGGCCGGGGGCCGAGGCCGGTGACGGTTGCCGGCGCGGCGTCGCGGACGCGCCCGGTTCCGACCCGAAGACAGCAGGCGCCGTCGATCGAGCATGCGGTCAGCTTGCCGCCCGGGGCCTGCACGCGGTATGCCGTCGCCTTCGGGACGCCATGTTGAACTCCGACTCCGAATGGGAATGCTGGGCGCAACGTGAACCGTATTTCGGTGTGCTTACCCACCCCAAGTTTCGACGCGAGCTGCTTTCCTGCTCGGCCATCGAGGAGTTCTTCGAGACGGGCGAGTCCACGATCGACGCGCTGGGACAGACGATTCGACACCATCTGGAGCCTGATTTCTCGCCCGGCCGAGTCCTCGACTTCGGCTGCGGGGTGGGTCGCCTCGTGGTTCCGCTCGCCAAGCGCTATCCACAGGTGGTCGGTGCCGATGTGTCGCCGGCAATGCTCGAGGAAGCCCGCAAGAACTGCGCCGAGCGACAGCTTGGCAACGTGACCTTGGTGAGATCGAGCGACTGCCTGTCCAACGTCGATGGCCCGTTCGACTACATCAATTCCTCTATCGTGTTTCAACACATTCCCGTGCGGCGAGGCGAGCGAATCTTCAAGGGTCTGCTGGATCGCTTGCGGCCCGGAGGCGTCGCTTCGCTTCACGTGACCTACGGCAAGCTCGACCGTAAGGGCAGGCGGGTGCTGCGTCTAAGGCCCGGGCGCTGGTTTCAGCGGGCGCGCCACACGGGCTACGCCGCCGTCGAGCGAATCTCAGGGCGCCGGTTTCGCGATCCGGAGATGCAGATGAACTTCTACGACATGAACAGGCTGATGCATATCCTGCAGGCAGCAGGCGTGACCAGCTGCTACGTCGAGCACACCAATCATGGTGGCTTCCTGGGCGCGGTCTTGTTTCTTAGGAAGCCCGAAAGCGGGGTGTAGAGCCCGATCATGAAGTCGAGCAAGCGATCCTCGACCACGTCCCAACGATAGCGTTGATCCACGTAGCGCCTGCCCAACCGGCCCATACCCCTTCGTTCTTCGGGTTCGCCGAGCATCTGCGCCAAGTGCTCTCCGAATTCGGTATCGCTGCGGTAGCTGCGACCCCCGCCTGATCTTCGCACCTGCCCATCAAGCACAGGACAGCGGCCGTTGACCAAGACGGCAACACCCAGGGACCAAGCTTCCAGCACCACCAGCGACAGACTCTCGAAGCGTGAGGGCAGCACCAGCAGCTCGGCATCACGCAGCAGCGCCGACTTCCTCCTGTCGTCCACGGGCTGGACCGCTTGAACGATGTCAGGCCGGTTGGGCAGCTTGAGGCTTCCTTGCCCAACGACGATGAGTCGAAGCTCCTTGCCGCGGAAGGCACCGAAAGATGGGGAGACGAAGCTGTCTTGCGCATGTTCTTGCTTGAAGCGCGCAAACAGGCGGAACAGGTCGTGACAGCCCTTGCCGCGTGCGATGCGCCCGACGTAGATGAGGTACGGCCCTGTGGCCAGCGAATCGGCCTGGGGTGGGGGATCAATCGCGTCCACTCCGCAACCAAGAACGATCGCGGGTTTGGCAGATACGTCGAAGCGCGTCTCTACGAGCGCCCGCTCTTCCTCGGTGTTGTACGCCAGCCCCTTGGGAAGGCTGAACAGCTCGGAAAACACCTTGATCCCGAGCTGCGGCTCATCGTGTGCCGTCGGGATCAGGAGCGCCTTGTGCGCCAATCGGGGCATGGCGACGGCCGTCGGAAAGTACAGATACGTGAAGAAGACGAAGACGTCGTACTGCGTGTGCACCTGGTCCAGCTCGTCGACCAAGCGCGGAACGTACGG of the Pseudomonadota bacterium genome contains:
- a CDS encoding class I SAM-dependent methyltransferase → MWVAPAPAVGRPGAEAGDGCRRGVADAPGSDPKTAGAVDRACGQLAARGLHAVCRRLRDAMLNSDSEWECWAQREPYFGVLTHPKFRRELLSCSAIEEFFETGESTIDALGQTIRHHLEPDFSPGRVLDFGCGVGRLVVPLAKRYPQVVGADVSPAMLEEARKNCAERQLGNVTLVRSSDCLSNVDGPFDYINSSIVFQHIPVRRGERIFKGLLDRLRPGGVASLHVTYGKLDRKGRRVLRLRPGRWFQRARHTGYAAVERISGRRFRDPEMQMNFYDMNRLMHILQAAGVTSCYVEHTNHGGFLGAVLFLRKPESGV
- a CDS encoding DUF2282 domain-containing protein; translated protein: MELSKNALGWSSLLALGLAGAAATAYAAPKWAQKGETLEKCAGVARAGQNDCGAKGHGCAGKAARDRDPDEWVYVPKGVCAKLAGGRLIATKKIK
- a CDS encoding glycosyltransferase family 4 protein, with product MAGPNRRGKLRVGLVVQRYGTEVIGGAETHCRMLAEHLNARPEVECVTVFTTCAKSHATWDNEYASGSSSINGVPVQRFPAEHKRCALLQHALGCLVRPPVRASLLDRSWLRAQGPYVPRLVDELDQVHTQYDVFVFFTYLYFPTAVAMPRLAHKALLIPTAHDEPQLGIKVFSELFSLPKGLAYNTEEERALVETRFDVSAKPAIVLGCGVDAIDPPPQADSLATGPYLIYVGRIARGKGCHDLFRLFARFKQEHAQDSFVSPSFGAFRGKELRLIVVGQGSLKLPNRPDIVQAVQPVDDRRKSALLRDAELLVLPSRFESLSLVVLEAWSLGVAVLVNGRCPVLDGQVRRSGGGRSYRSDTEFGEHLAQMLGEPEERRGMGRLGRRYVDQRYRWDVVEDRLLDFMIGLYTPLSGFLRNKTAPRKPP